A genomic window from Populus nigra chromosome 7, ddPopNigr1.1, whole genome shotgun sequence includes:
- the LOC133700086 gene encoding uncharacterized protein LOC133700086 → MGEFIEDANNVRSFDVDQSDEISQPCRVLPTTTLDDPNILVESSYYKEISMPRRGSILDSRSDRSTSSKSFQTTSRHNNKGSTFHQPVYQNVNEYYIPTLGSTHPPPHDYGRVDAYQYCEGFRFQDLLQTQGGFSRDNQLVYGGHNLYGTYGRVDGNDDDVNIRNEDEGDGSNERGVCDERDVCDEDQDGVPSYHGSTSSPYNYDQSVKRKGFDTPIDPITRKKELCLYGTTEFNNASCGRAIGDILRSNFKGAWHSWEKVDPMCRDELFKEFKKKYSFPEEDESIVRNIWEDKARIALNQQLTRARKKAMSKENTTNIIDCLDKGPAWINNDNWNQMIKDVWSTPEFQRRSESARRNRLTKTDGKISTHSGGTVSFASYRANMQEEAGGKEPPWDDVFSALHQSIKQSGSFVDNKSKKVVENYKMEMISKYGTDRENHPSFDGAAWCVASGGVTKGRVYGAPRMPKSKVSTSSSSHSYSVESSYPSSSYRALQKEIKDKEEEIKKKDDFILEMKRQMDSMKEYLVNNLGYHGGTSNINQGMPPPLTPSISPPMAPQIMTPIVAESRADFDHLCSEVHDAIESHHYVPNVSISDTIASTLAIQITLFPNKGFCIGHTTNHAVLDGLSVSFFMNAWARICKQLVDENMENPSLLPEELTPFFNRTAVQDPEGLDMSYLKFWLGVKSPGSDNNPRSLKFFPRVRHVLELSREDIQKLRKTINSQLDKLGSKEEANQTKPIYLSTYVLVYAYTMVCMLEAKGINSNDKIKIVIPVDCRARLNPPLPKNYIGNCVSSFDVVVEREDLMKENGVAYVAKRLTEMIKGLENRSVLEGAKERIPYTDWEKFTQTVRAVGTNRFGMYGADFGWGKPSNVEVTTIARTGAFSIMESKDEGGGVEVGLVLKEHEMKLFGSLFTRVKISQSTC, encoded by the exons ATGGGTGAATTTATTGAAGATGCCAACAATGTGAGATCATTTGATGTTGATCAGTCAGATGAGATTTCTCAACCATGTCGTGTCCTTCCTACTACAACACTTGATGATCCAAATATACTTGTTGAATCATCTTATTATAAAGAAATCAG CATGCCTCGACGAGGATCCATATTAGATTCTAGGAGTGACAGGTCTACTTCATCCAAGTCATTTCAAACTACATCAAGGCATAATAACAAAGGATCCACATTTCATCAACCTGTGTATCAGAACGTAAATGAGTATTATATACCCACTTTGGGGAGTACACATCCTCCTCCACATGATTATGGGAGGGTTGATGCATATCAATATTGTGAGGGCTTTCGTtttcaagatttgcttcaaactCAAGGAGGTTTCTCTCGAGATAACCAACTTGTTTATGGAGGACATAATTTATATGGGACTTATGGGAGAGTTGAtggtaatgatgatgatgtgaaCATTAGAAATGAAGATGAGGGAGACGGTAGTAATGAGAGAGGTGTATGTGATGAGAGAGATGTATGTGATGAGGATCAAGATGGTGTTCCATCATATCACGGTTCAACGTCTTCTCCATACAATTATGATCAAAGTGTTAAAAGGAAGGGTTTTGACACGCCAATAGAtccaataacaagaaaaaaagagctttgTTTGTATGGAACAACAGA gttTAATAACGCATCGTGTGGCCGTGCAATCGGAGATATTTTGAGGTCCAATTTTAAGGGAGCATGGCACTCTTGGGAAAAAGTAGATCCAATGTGCAGGGATgaactctttaaagagtttaaG aaaaaatattcctttcctGAGGAAGATGAGTCGATTGTTCGTAATATTTGGGAAGATAAGGCTAGGATAGCTTTGAATCAACAATTGACACGAGCTCGCAAGAAAGCCAtgtcaaaagaaaacactacaaatattatagattgtcTTGATAAAGGTCCTGCCTGGATAAACAATGATAACTGGAATCAAATGATCAAAGATGTTTGGTCCACCCCTGAATTTCAAAGGAGATCTGAATCTGCTAGGAGGAATCGATTAACCAAAACAGATGGCAAAATAAGCACTCATTCTGGAGGAACAGTGTCATTTGCATCATATCGAGCTAACATG cAAGAGGAAGCTGGTGGAAAAGAACCTCCATGGGATGATGTCTTTTCAGCTTTGCATCAAAGTATTAAGCAATCTGGTAGCTTCGTCGACAACAAGTCTAAAAAAGTGgtt gaaaattataaaatggagatgatttcaaagtatggaactgatcgggaaaatcatccttcatttgATGGAGCAGCTTGGTGTGTGGCTTCAGGAGGAGTTACAAAGGGTAGGGTATATGGTGCACCTCGTATGCCAAAATCAAAAGTTAGTACAAGCTCTTCATCACATTCCTACTCGGTGGAGTCATCATATCCCAGTTCATCGTATCGAGCATTGCAAAAGGAGATAAAGgataaagaagaagagataaagaaaaaagatgattttattcttgaaatgaaaCGGCAGATGGATTCCATGAAAGAATATCTTGTGAACAATCTTGGATACCATGGTGGGAcatcaaatattaatcaagGTATGCCACCACCTTTGACTCCATCAATATCGCCACCTATGGCTCCTCAGATAATGACACCTATAG TTGCCGAGTCCAGGGCAGACTTTGACCATCTCTGTAGTGAAGTACATGATGCTATTGAGTCACATCATTATGTGCCAAATGTATCAATATCTGATACTATAGCCTCTACACTTGCTATTCAGATCACTTTATTTCCAAATAAAGGTTTTTGCATCGGCCACACCACTAACCATGCTGTTCTTGATGGCTTGAGCGTATCCTTCTTCATGAATGCATGGGCTCGCATTTGCAAACAGTTAGTCGATGAAAATATGGAAAACCCTAGCTTGTTACCGGAAGAATTAACCCCGTTTTTCAATCGAACAGCTGTTCAGGATCCAGAAGGGTTAGACATGTCGTACTTGAAATTCTGGCTGGGAGTGAAATCTCCAGGTTCTGATAACAATCCTAGGAGTTTGAAATTCTTCCCAAGGGTTAGACATGTCCTCGAACTTTCTCGTGAAGACATACAGAAGCTTCGGAAAACGATAAACTCTCAACTTGATAAGCTTGGATCTAAAGAGGAAGCAAATCAAACAAAGCCAATATATTTGTCGACTTACGTGCTTGTATATGCATATACAATGGTTTGCATGCTTGAAGCAAAAGGCATAAATAGCAATGATAAGATTAAGATTGTGATTCCGGTAGACTGTAGAGCCCGTTTAAACCCTCCATTACCTAAGAATTATATTGGTAATTGTGTTAGCTCCTTTGATGTGGTTGTGGAAAGAGAAGATCTCATGAAAGAGAATGGGGTTGCGTATGTTGCGAAGAGGCTTACTGAGATGATAAAAGGATTAGAGAATAGATCAGTTCTCGAGGGAGCAAAGGAGAGGATACCATACACTGATTGGGAGAAATTTACTCAAACGGTTCGAGCTGTTGGGACAAACCGATTTGGGATGTATGGGGCAGATTTTGGATGGGGGAAGCCAAGCAATGTGGAGGTCACGACAATAGCTAGAACTGGTGCCTTTTCTATTATGGAGAGCAAAGATGAAGGTGGTGGAGTTGAAGTTGGTTTAGTCTTGAAGGAGCATGAGATGAAACTATTCGGTTCTCTATTTACCAGAGTTAAGATTTCTCAGTCTACATGTTAG
- the LOC133700087 gene encoding uncharacterized protein LOC133700087 has protein sequence MDDRSWMYRRLMDGRLRPEYITGVRRFINFAFSIDKNISGGKIRCPCVRCKNQKFLKEDDVYKHLLTKGFLPCYENWTVHGEPYVTEPILAGPSSIIMSHDVNDVCLENPYRNLVMDAMGVGDAFYNDNVSSPMVVGEIPNPEATKFFKLLKAAEEPLWDGCTKQSKLSACVQLLNMKSTLNLTQNAFNNFIDFTKSCMPNDENLVSNFYDAKKFMRPLGLGYEKYDVCPNYCMLYYGADAMKINCDFCGSSLYKPRNLTSKGSNKAEKQLRYFPLTLRLQRLFMSPYHAKDMTWHHFHKSDNGVMVHPSDGEAWKEFNRVHLSFASDPRNIRLGLCTDGFCPFDMSSNTYSCWPVIVTV, from the coding sequence ATGGATGATCGATCGTGGATGTATCGTCGTCTTATGGATGGTCGCCTTCGTCCTGAATACATTACTGGTGTTAGAAgatttatcaattttgcattttcaattgataaaaatatatctgggGGAAAAATTAGATGTCCTTGTGTGAGgtgcaaaaatcaaaagtttttaaaggaAGATGATGTTTATAAACATCTATTGACAAAAGGTTTTTTGCCTTGTTATGAAAATTGGACTGTACATGGGGAGCCTTATGTCACAGAACCAATATTGGCTGGACCTTCATCGATTATAATGAGTCATGATGTGAATGATGTTTGTCTAGAGAATCCATATAGGAAtctggttatggatgcaatggggGTTGGTGATGCATTCTATAATGATAATGTGTCTAGTCCTATGGTAGTAGGGGAAATTCCAAATCCGGAggcaactaaattttttaagcttttgaaAGCTGCGGAGGAGCCGTTGTGGGATGGGTGTACCAAGCAATCCAAATTATCTGCTTGTGTACAATTGCTTAATATGAAGTCAACTTTAAATTTGACTCAGAATGCCTTCAACAATTTTATTGACTTTACAAAAAGTTGCATGCCTAATGATGAaaatttggtttcaaatttttatgatgccAAGAAATTTATGCGGCCACTTGGACTTGGTTATGAGAAATATGATGTGTGTCCTAATTACTGTATGTTGTACTATGGGGCAgatgcaatgaaaataaattgtgatttttgtggAAGTTCACTATACAAACCTAGAAATCTAACTAGTAAAGGTTCCAATAAGGCAGAGAAGCAACTGCGATACTTTCCTCTAACACTAAGGCTTCAGAGACTATTCATGTCTCCATATCATGCCAAAGATATGACATGGCATCATTTTCATAAGTCTGATAATGGGGTTATGGTGCACCCATCTGATGGGGAGGCATGGAAGGAGTTTAATCGTGTCCACTTAAGCTTTGCATCAGATCCGAGAAATATTCGGTTAGGGTTGTGCACTGATGGGTTTTGTCCATTTGACATGTCTTCAAATACATACTCTTGTTGGCCAGTAATTGTGACTGTTTAA